One genomic window of bacterium includes the following:
- a CDS encoding nucleotide pyrophosphohydrolase → MTNQRNTLSIREMMELSNELFELNKEKWTPKTPESNIYWVGWLVAEIGEVIDIVKKKGVDKIMNDKEIRIEMLEEITDCYMYLADILNRYQYSPEEFSKVYKEKMEYNMKRDYSQGKTSKDKKITK, encoded by the coding sequence ATGACAAATCAAAGAAACACACTTTCGATAAGAGAAATGATGGAACTCTCAAACGAACTCTTTGAGCTGAATAAAGAAAAATGGACTCCTAAAACCCCAGAGTCAAATATCTACTGGGTTGGTTGGCTAGTCGCTGAGATCGGAGAAGTTATTGATATCGTTAAGAAAAAAGGAGTAGATAAAATAATGAATGACAAAGAGATTCGTATTGAAATGCTAGAGGAAATAACAGATTGCTACATGTATTTGGCGGATATTTTAAATAGATATCAATATTCTCCAGAAGAGTTTTCGAAAGTGTACAAAGAAAAGATGGAATATAATATGAAAAGAGATTACTCGCAAGGAAAAACAAGTAAGGATAAGAAAATCACGAAATAG
- a CDS encoding peptidoglycan DD-metalloendopeptidase family protein codes for MDTITQTTSKTTFSNESIGYALKDIKWKLKEEEKARTAKKAELVGNIEKLSKFLEGLRTHDEFSDQIDKWQEQLQKYEVASTAYLTKKIEDPENLTGKIPQNPWQTISNEIFQIRSKSLGLGYEELQFDPVIQSVAQITSDLSSSSKNLIDAINSAPTSNAVKSLQNTQGSYAAKRKIKTSQQNQVTELKSFRNDILEKYNKLKDIELEYEKGKISEGEYTNAVREIVTTVNDLLDQQGAGTLTKFRGKSFGENTSLTKMKDFLNELAVQAASALELASNEILAENIVKQVENLRLGIRSIEKKMFLLPVDTPDSELKLYKESIKALLAQSTGIIPPDIIDTKVDSLTQQELNEFLLSLDKTINILGSQEILNVTVSKGLFEQQAKIDDLMKQTEASRIALAKEINLILGDGPKKDGYARDLVKELDKQRAKKLQKLEKAKAKAIQNEEENAERFQQEIEERYAKLISTTTDPKERQKLSQQLKKTKEKLNSDVANAKVDIENHYNEERKIVAENKRAIEILVARNIDYASLPPMELLAITWLIEEEINFGANSEILKSAQNLAKYYTVTRQADRQFNDLQGRLGIRDVHKLGNIPPWVNLTRREVVDDQIKTFRDWEFSNGHDKAERVAQLISPTSFDKNYATVLTIRENEIAKMKDLKIIDDDGYYSLQRIADLNELKKKDAKSLTAEELATLQVFADIEDELTANVITTEARARLTPSAKANLLEELGRNDLKWLLTRKGEQGLDPNEDIAERMIREMIAQGSRDVGLYMAKVQREITGPDDSGKYIEDIVAQTKESFLPTYLKTQDLASRAHAVAKENVALLMQQNSFKKSYPELQANDLVRDIAEALEVSYRCILESEMIVPSSVTQIKLTGDGQIATMIERILKEGQGATQQIEDIVHDASNTQSMSPDPDDTESPTAIKAKKSVPQKHAEVLVRSFHQAPSPDMMRLAFPEYNSSIVSGIRLDTEEARKHYAEKFDVSSNVEMATTIASYTSANNLTNYLVSTFKGGGAWLIYKKNKQEQKKAEKKLKFWAAINSIPILGNISEIHDAITELGIILPQQWQSELRSYGSKMYKDGKVNPLLPTLLSVRNGRNEPILTKYAYTLGVLSENSNDHFSKVLGNFLGTRDERAKYKGGFADIPFLTKSVVWIKPKMQIKDGSGNLLKDEFGKPLKFKKAYKETVDGPLKRSWSVNQRFTDPLLQSLRLVDYRAVNIGGENVIMRVNVPMNALSNAYHRSFDAVLTRIFDPGTNLPYSQNSVIGTINNGRVQVNKRLKLGDIDNKTKVTKLQGIIIDTKTNKRRSTVDIIFRIAIHIVKEVIVETVKEVGQFVDHRFDNVKQYRRLKSYFREASTSSVELSRFALNRLKTSMNLLRVTAGGIAKSLPAGAVGSVAGGYLGSYLNPILSPILGNNAGTIVGATIGGTLSASAKFSEYMFSPQYKLGGYSRFQKAVMEFNGAEWKMIDGKMQFVGKDKLLNIYRSLPDNYFSILSSSGKVINSTSVIHTIREGIDSGTMRLNALGEIESIDRATGKWILHEFSSGESLKLVTNAEGIRSLANRSLEFVDGKIVSKGFVNLFDNMSGKWGLVPLGAGLGAAAGTGVAYLINKGFDAVGLGFINLPYAQFAIVGTIIGGTAPIIINWGLPNIANALSPESSFGKYMGRLSRFTQDPASLLIQNKANSFYRWQSALSSAKSGMYVWSSATLLAEIFNWGNPLVTGLVVGAGAFALDYGVRTLVVPRLTAFRAMLAETALGKFGSALVHLPVMDSIGLGWEYIKFNDMFVQPYLTSGLNLKTYLFGGDYTQVKLLHLQDGINMGGLVDVNGQLLTLDEARAQGINLNGARVEYRETRSFQGILRMPWVNLIFLGSAWTILGYQYAIAKSSFVFFRTLAEKFPNLRRLQPLVGQQGSSIWGRFVQSRAGQIFVESRPVTFFTRIPAGLSSWGAEATANMGNFGRFARFATGSVWKFIKGVVNAINPLTWSLNSLTMGNLTGGFIGAAIGTAILTALGVPMVPAVIIGAAIGGTIFSYIGAGIALSIVSATGPIGFLLSTLIVSVTTSIGHVLGGLVGNFIDKTFFAAARAAQASMHALTSLVSIFSLAKAILDGDWSKTIINIMQMAMGAVVVAPVVVVGVVIIPQLITPTTLPLSQLLLLPPSLYVTKNVNVGSYDPSVPSIKYTITINPTDGPMLVNLIDDPASTVLIHPISGSGWDFATIDALTNNIVVAGLLNESVSLTYELMLADTLENLSGICNNLTGTTRTLNDQNATDQSVVSSVCVDKYGNPIADPTHPNVILAGLPMNPSSVTNMASCFGGSAGHHGIDLSTQAAATEPIYAVADGTIVYSGSAYDPNYCTFMNGHVYCGGYGRLIKLRLNSGEYVYYGHINEEYVSVGDTVAKGDILGLSNNRGTSTGSHLHLEVRGSDDNVSNQLDPCEIFTTDGGQSICSSYAGGDRCI; via the coding sequence CGTGGCTCAAATTACAAGCGATCTTTCGTCTTCGTCCAAAAACTTGATAGATGCTATAAATTCGGCCCCTACTTCAAATGCAGTAAAAAGCTTGCAAAATACACAGGGATCTTATGCTGCAAAAAGAAAAATAAAAACTTCCCAACAAAATCAAGTAACTGAACTCAAATCATTTCGCAATGACATTTTAGAAAAATATAATAAATTGAAAGATATTGAGTTGGAGTACGAAAAGGGAAAAATCTCTGAAGGCGAATACACAAATGCAGTTCGAGAAATTGTTACCACGGTTAATGATTTACTTGATCAGCAAGGAGCAGGCACCTTGACTAAGTTTCGTGGCAAAAGTTTTGGAGAAAATACTTCCCTCACCAAGATGAAGGACTTCCTAAATGAATTAGCAGTGCAGGCAGCTTCAGCACTTGAATTAGCAAGTAATGAAATTCTGGCAGAAAATATAGTGAAACAAGTTGAGAATCTGCGATTAGGGATCAGATCAATCGAGAAAAAAATGTTTTTGCTTCCCGTAGATACACCAGATTCTGAGCTGAAATTGTACAAAGAAAGCATTAAGGCATTACTAGCACAATCAACTGGAATTATCCCACCAGATATAATTGATACAAAGGTTGATTCTCTGACGCAACAAGAACTCAACGAATTTCTATTATCACTAGATAAAACTATAAATATACTTGGTTCTCAAGAAATCCTCAATGTAACGGTTTCAAAAGGATTGTTTGAACAACAAGCAAAGATCGATGATTTGATGAAGCAAACTGAGGCTAGTAGAATTGCCTTAGCAAAGGAAATAAACCTAATACTAGGAGATGGTCCCAAAAAAGATGGCTATGCACGAGATTTAGTTAAGGAACTTGACAAACAAAGAGCAAAGAAACTGCAAAAGTTAGAAAAAGCGAAAGCAAAAGCTATCCAAAATGAAGAGGAAAATGCTGAAAGATTTCAACAAGAAATTGAGGAAAGATACGCTAAGTTAATCTCAACGACCACAGATCCCAAAGAAAGACAAAAATTAAGTCAACAACTAAAGAAAACTAAAGAGAAATTAAATAGCGATGTTGCGAATGCGAAAGTAGATATTGAAAATCATTATAATGAAGAGAGAAAGATTGTTGCAGAAAACAAAAGAGCTATTGAAATTCTAGTAGCGAGAAACATAGACTATGCAAGTTTGCCTCCAATGGAATTACTGGCAATTACTTGGCTTATCGAAGAAGAAATAAACTTTGGAGCAAATAGTGAAATTTTGAAATCAGCTCAAAATTTGGCAAAGTATTATACAGTAACTAGGCAAGCAGATAGACAATTCAATGACCTTCAAGGACGACTCGGCATAAGGGATGTACATAAATTAGGAAATATACCCCCATGGGTCAATTTGACAAGAAGGGAAGTCGTTGATGATCAAATCAAAACATTCAGAGATTGGGAATTTTCAAATGGACATGACAAAGCAGAGAGAGTAGCGCAATTGATTTCACCAACTAGCTTCGACAAAAATTATGCAACTGTTTTAACTATTAGGGAGAATGAAATTGCAAAAATGAAGGATTTGAAAATAATTGATGATGATGGATATTACTCTTTGCAAAGAATTGCAGATCTTAATGAGTTGAAAAAGAAGGATGCAAAATCATTAACTGCAGAGGAACTGGCTACTTTGCAAGTATTTGCAGACATAGAAGACGAATTGACAGCAAATGTCATTACAACTGAAGCAAGAGCTAGACTTACACCGTCAGCTAAAGCAAATTTACTTGAAGAACTAGGTAGAAACGATTTGAAATGGTTACTTACTAGAAAAGGCGAACAAGGGTTAGACCCAAATGAAGATATAGCAGAAAGAATGATTCGCGAAATGATCGCGCAAGGTTCAAGAGATGTAGGACTCTATATGGCAAAAGTACAAAGAGAAATCACTGGACCGGATGATTCTGGCAAATATATTGAAGATATAGTTGCACAAACAAAGGAAAGTTTCTTACCTACATACCTAAAGACTCAAGACCTCGCTAGTAGGGCTCATGCAGTTGCCAAGGAAAATGTTGCGTTGCTTATGCAACAAAATTCTTTCAAAAAATCATACCCCGAACTGCAAGCAAATGACTTGGTTCGTGACATTGCAGAAGCATTGGAAGTTTCGTACAGATGCATTTTGGAAAGTGAAATGATAGTTCCATCATCAGTTACACAAATCAAACTTACTGGTGATGGACAGATAGCAACTATGATTGAAAGAATTTTGAAAGAAGGTCAAGGAGCTACTCAACAGATAGAAGATATAGTACATGATGCTTCAAATACACAGAGCATGAGTCCTGATCCTGATGACACTGAATCTCCAACTGCAATCAAAGCCAAAAAAAGTGTTCCTCAAAAACATGCGGAAGTATTGGTACGATCTTTCCATCAAGCTCCAAGTCCTGACATGATGAGACTTGCATTCCCGGAGTACAATAGCTCTATAGTTTCAGGTATTAGATTGGATACTGAAGAAGCAAGGAAGCATTATGCAGAGAAATTCGATGTTAGCAGTAATGTGGAAATGGCAACCACCATTGCTAGCTACACTTCCGCAAATAACTTAACAAATTACCTAGTATCTACTTTCAAAGGTGGAGGTGCTTGGTTAATTTACAAAAAAAACAAACAGGAACAAAAAAAAGCTGAAAAGAAACTTAAGTTTTGGGCAGCAATAAACTCTATCCCGATTTTAGGCAATATCAGTGAGATTCATGATGCTATAACGGAACTTGGGATCATTTTACCACAACAATGGCAATCCGAACTGAGATCTTATGGCTCAAAGATGTACAAGGATGGAAAAGTCAATCCGTTGTTGCCAACATTGCTTTCAGTGAGAAATGGCAGGAATGAACCTATTCTAACGAAATATGCATATACCTTGGGTGTACTATCAGAAAATAGTAACGATCATTTTTCCAAAGTACTTGGTAACTTCCTTGGAACCAGAGATGAAAGAGCCAAATACAAAGGAGGATTTGCAGACATTCCTTTTCTTACAAAGAGTGTCGTTTGGATCAAGCCAAAAATGCAAATCAAGGATGGAAGTGGAAATTTACTCAAAGATGAATTTGGGAAGCCTTTGAAGTTCAAGAAAGCCTACAAAGAAACTGTTGATGGACCATTGAAGAGATCATGGTCTGTAAATCAAAGATTTACAGATCCTTTGTTACAAAGCCTACGGTTGGTTGACTACAGAGCTGTAAATATTGGAGGAGAAAATGTCATTATGAGGGTCAATGTCCCTATGAATGCTCTCAGCAATGCATATCATAGATCTTTTGATGCAGTACTTACTAGGATCTTCGATCCTGGGACGAATTTACCTTATAGTCAAAACAGCGTTATAGGAACTATCAACAATGGAAGGGTGCAAGTAAACAAAAGGCTGAAACTCGGAGACATTGACAACAAGACAAAAGTTACAAAACTACAAGGGATAATAATTGATACAAAAACAAATAAAAGAAGATCTACTGTAGATATTATTTTTAGAATAGCTATTCATATTGTAAAAGAAGTCATAGTCGAAACGGTGAAAGAAGTTGGTCAATTTGTAGACCATAGGTTTGATAATGTAAAGCAATACAGGAGGTTGAAATCTTACTTCAGAGAAGCCTCAACTTCATCAGTTGAACTTTCAAGATTTGCACTAAATAGATTGAAAACAAGCATGAACCTTTTGCGCGTAACTGCTGGTGGAATTGCAAAGTCTCTACCTGCAGGTGCTGTTGGTAGTGTAGCTGGTGGATATTTAGGAAGCTATCTAAATCCTATCCTTTCACCTATTTTAGGTAACAATGCAGGTACTATAGTTGGAGCAACAATCGGAGGTACATTGTCAGCATCTGCCAAGTTTTCTGAATATATGTTTTCTCCACAGTATAAACTGGGTGGATATAGTAGGTTTCAAAAGGCAGTAATGGAGTTCAATGGTGCAGAATGGAAGATGATAGATGGGAAAATGCAGTTTGTTGGCAAAGATAAGTTATTGAATATATACAGGTCTCTTCCTGATAATTATTTTTCAATACTATCTTCATCAGGCAAAGTCATCAATTCTACAAGTGTAATTCATACAATAAGAGAAGGAATTGATTCAGGGACTATGAGATTGAATGCTCTTGGTGAGATTGAAAGCATTGATAGAGCTACTGGTAAGTGGATACTGCACGAATTTTCCTCAGGTGAATCTTTGAAGTTAGTAACAAATGCTGAAGGCATTCGGTCTCTTGCAAACAGGTCACTCGAATTTGTTGATGGAAAGATTGTATCAAAGGGATTCGTGAATTTGTTTGACAATATGAGTGGTAAATGGGGACTTGTACCTCTAGGTGCTGGACTTGGAGCTGCTGCCGGTACTGGAGTGGCATACTTGATAAACAAGGGTTTTGATGCAGTAGGATTAGGATTTATAAATTTACCTTATGCTCAATTTGCTATTGTAGGAACTATTATTGGCGGTACCGCCCCGATAATTATAAACTGGGGATTGCCAAACATAGCAAATGCATTAAGTCCAGAAAGCTCTTTCGGTAAGTATATGGGTAGGCTTTCTAGGTTCACTCAAGATCCAGCATCTCTATTGATACAAAACAAAGCAAACTCATTTTACCGGTGGCAAAGTGCTTTATCTTCAGCCAAAAGTGGCATGTATGTATGGTCATCTGCGACATTGCTTGCTGAAATATTCAATTGGGGAAATCCCTTAGTCACAGGACTTGTTGTTGGAGCTGGAGCATTCGCTCTTGATTATGGAGTCAGAACATTGGTAGTTCCAAGACTTACTGCATTTCGTGCTATGCTCGCAGAAACTGCGCTTGGTAAATTTGGATCTGCACTTGTACACTTGCCTGTTATGGATTCTATTGGACTAGGTTGGGAATACATTAAGTTTAATGATATGTTTGTCCAACCATATCTAACTAGTGGATTGAATCTAAAAACCTACCTTTTTGGTGGAGATTATACACAAGTTAAATTGTTACATTTACAAGATGGTATAAACATGGGTGGTTTGGTCGATGTGAATGGACAGTTACTTACTTTAGATGAAGCCAGAGCACAAGGAATAAACCTAAATGGTGCACGAGTAGAGTATAGAGAAACTAGATCCTTTCAAGGTATACTCAGGATGCCTTGGGTCAATCTCATATTTCTTGGAAGTGCATGGACTATACTTGGATATCAATATGCCATAGCAAAGAGTTCTTTTGTTTTTTTCAGAACATTGGCAGAGAAGTTTCCAAATTTAAGAAGGTTGCAACCTTTGGTTGGACAACAAGGATCTTCGATTTGGGGACGATTTGTACAAAGTAGAGCTGGACAAATATTTGTAGAAAGTAGACCTGTGACATTTTTCACAAGAATTCCTGCCGGACTATCTTCATGGGGAGCAGAGGCAACTGCAAATATGGGAAATTTCGGAAGATTTGCGCGATTTGCAACTGGAAGTGTTTGGAAATTTATCAAAGGAGTTGTAAATGCTATTAATCCTCTTACTTGGAGCCTTAATAGTCTGACTATGGGTAACCTTACAGGTGGATTCATAGGAGCTGCAATTGGAACGGCTATACTAACTGCATTGGGAGTACCTATGGTGCCTGCAGTCATAATTGGGGCAGCAATTGGTGGCACTATTTTTAGTTATATAGGAGCTGGCATCGCCTTGTCAATAGTTTCAGCAACAGGGCCAATAGGTTTTCTTCTCAGCACATTAATTGTATCTGTTACTACTTCCATAGGTCATGTGCTTGGTGGTTTAGTGGGAAATTTTATAGACAAAACATTTTTTGCTGCAGCTCGGGCTGCACAAGCTTCTATGCATGCATTGACAAGTTTAGTCAGCATATTCTCGCTTGCCAAAGCGATCCTTGATGGAGATTGGAGCAAAACTATCATAAATATCATGCAGATGGCTATGGGAGCAGTTGTAGTTGCTCCTGTAGTTGTTGTTGGAGTAGTGATAATCCCTCAGTTGATAACTCCAACTACCCTTCCTCTTAGCCAATTATTATTACTACCCCCATCTCTATATGTAACAAAAAATGTCAATGTAGGAAGCTATGATCCGTCTGTGCCATCTATAAAATATACTATAACTATCAATCCAACTGATGGCCCAATGCTAGTAAATTTAATTGATGATCCAGCAAGCACTGTTTTGATACATCCTATAAGTGGCAGTGGCTGGGATTTTGCAACTATTGATGCCTTAACAAATAATATAGTTGTAGCCGGACTTCTGAATGAAAGCGTATCTTTAACTTATGAACTGATGCTTGCTGATACTTTAGAAAATTTAAGTGGTATATGTAATAATTTAACTGGGACCACACGAACATTAAACGACCAAAATGCAACTGATCAAAGTGTAGTATCCAGTGTATGTGTAGATAAATATGGCAACCCTATTGCAGATCCTACTCACCCAAATGTGATTCTTGCCGGACTTCCTATGAATCCGTCTTCTGTCACAAATATGGCTTCATGTTTTGGAGGATCAGCTGGACATCATGGGATAGATCTCTCTACTCAAGCTGCTGCAACTGAACCGATTTATGCTGTAGCTGATGGTACTATAGTGTACTCAGGTTCTGCTTATGATCCCAATTATTGTACATTTATGAATGGTCATGTATATTGCGGAGGTTATGGCAGACTTATCAAGCTAAGGTTAAATAGTGGAGAGTATGTTTACTATGGTCATATAAACGAGGAGTATGTCTCAGTCGGTGATACAGTTGCAAAGGGAGACATCCTTGGATTGTCAAACAACCGAGGCACTTCCACTGGATCTCATTTACACTTGGAAGTTAGAGGGTCTGATGATAATGTATCAAACCAACTAGACCCTTGTGAAATTTTCACCACAGATGGTGGACAGAGTATATGTAGTTCATATGCAGGCGGAGATCGTTGCATATAA
- the recO gene encoding DNA repair protein RecO, giving the protein MRYRALILNTQQFKDNDLLIKVLLDTGEKINVKSKAIKKITSRNLTKIEVGNYVEVNLIQGKTMQILTEIRVLNNFNELKTSVVSTATWLILEAIQFLPDLQDIRTFDIAIEILTKCNEHSKNNLELISYTLCIFFAELLKIIGVTINFDNFANNNQKIKKTDNIFVDSSLGFCSYNSGIQIDATTFKVIRFVSDGDFEQLIKTNFSADKIYLSSALSTFIFWFESLVARKLNSYRLFATRSL; this is encoded by the coding sequence ATGAGATATAGAGCCTTGATCCTAAATACTCAGCAGTTCAAAGATAATGATTTACTGATAAAAGTTCTTTTAGATACCGGTGAAAAGATAAATGTAAAATCCAAAGCAATAAAGAAGATTACATCTCGTAATTTGACGAAAATTGAAGTTGGCAATTATGTTGAAGTAAATTTAATACAAGGCAAGACTATGCAAATTCTTACAGAGATAAGAGTTTTGAATAATTTCAATGAGTTGAAAACCTCAGTTGTATCAACTGCTACATGGCTGATTCTAGAAGCTATCCAATTTCTTCCTGATCTACAAGATATCAGAACTTTTGATATAGCAATTGAAATTTTGACTAAATGTAACGAGCATTCAAAAAATAATCTTGAGTTGATCAGTTATACTCTTTGCATTTTCTTTGCTGAACTTTTGAAGATCATAGGGGTAACTATAAATTTTGACAATTTTGCAAACAACAATCAAAAAATAAAGAAGACAGATAATATTTTTGTAGATTCAAGCTTAGGATTTTGCAGTTACAATTCAGGCATCCAGATAGATGCAACTACATTCAAAGTTATTCGCTTTGTTTCTGATGGTGATTTTGAACAACTTATTAAAACTAATTTTTCTGCTGACAAAATTTATTTATCTTCAGCTCTAAGTACATTTATATTTTGGTTTGAATCTTTGGTAGCAAGGAAACTAAACTCTTATAGACTTTTTGCAACTCGTAGTTTATAA
- a CDS encoding metallophosphoesterase family protein — translation MTYLIISDFHLNHKVSTKELKFYKQLFLSVDKIIINGDFWEGMRPIANIDKFIKSQWNELLQILKDKSAIYIFGNHDFYEIDEQEKALWLTEAQKVFSSISHEYRLNLGNKVYKIIHGSQFRHPFMINSALFEYLYYKVSKLVSKTFLGSRIYNFIGGKWNRRIIETVIPTLQSNEILICGDTHAPMKSDRYINTGFNFSGNYGYLILTDNFEKLYFGRM, via the coding sequence ATGACATACTTAATCATCTCTGACTTTCACCTAAATCACAAAGTTTCAACAAAGGAACTAAAATTCTATAAACAATTGTTTTTATCAGTAGATAAAATAATTATTAATGGAGATTTTTGGGAAGGGATGAGACCTATTGCAAATATTGATAAGTTTATAAAAAGCCAATGGAATGAATTACTACAGATATTGAAAGATAAGAGTGCTATTTATATTTTCGGCAATCATGATTTTTATGAAATTGATGAACAAGAAAAAGCACTTTGGTTAACTGAAGCACAAAAAGTATTTTCCAGTATCAGCCATGAATACAGGCTAAATCTTGGAAACAAAGTTTACAAAATTATACATGGTTCACAATTTAGGCATCCTTTTATGATAAATTCTGCTTTGTTTGAATATTTGTATTACAAAGTTAGCAAATTGGTTTCAAAAACATTTTTGGGTAGTCGAATTTACAACTTCATTGGTGGCAAGTGGAATAGAAGAATCATAGAAACAGTCATACCGACTTTGCAAAGTAATGAAATTTTGATTTGCGGAGATACACATGCTCCAATGAAGTCAGATAGATATATCAACACAGGATTTAATTTTTCAGGAAATTATGGATACTTAATCCTAACTGATAATTTTGAGAAGTTATACTTTGGCAGAATGTAA
- a CDS encoding penicillin-binding protein 2, with protein sequence MKLKLLFLKTFFIVFTFLILAFLFRWQIIDHNYFSKLAEQRFVEYVTSGERGKIIAHDGTVLVYNENVWDVYVYKPELEIAEKIQKVKVNNESFEVQKQTRKEFVEKVAAILNVFPQEIEEKINSDGNYIKIASQIDLSTKNALEFLPGNSQSGYYLKGINFEETFKRGYPNGTLASNILGYLGYSDKQSLVGTHGIEQAWNGDLSPQSGYQKIEIDIDGNPIIAGESETLNYKNGSDIKLSIDPTIQSILEKKLKEGKEKYQAENAIGIIMEPKTGDIKGMAVYPSYDPAKYSEVTDLKQLNNLAVSESYEPGSIGKVFTTAVAYDLGVADEDTVVVESHPGCININEWKICNALKVPAKNLTVKTTLMTSDNIGAYGIAKLVGEENLKNYLRKFGLAQSLNVGLAEEQTEFYNFDRKWPEVELATSSFGQSYTLTALQIVDAYAAIANDGLRMKPKIVSEVVSEEGVKVIENKLIETVISPEASQKTNATLTKVFADNLKNTATRAQYDILSKYSLAGKSGTAQIPKKDGTGYEDNAVNSTYIGYDTSSEKSFVMLIKLTKPKIGRFANNNVMPLWYDTFIELKDLL encoded by the coding sequence ATGAAGTTAAAACTACTTTTCCTAAAAACTTTTTTCATTGTTTTTACATTCCTGATTTTAGCTTTTCTTTTTCGTTGGCAAATAATTGATCACAATTATTTTTCAAAGTTAGCCGAACAAAGATTTGTAGAATATGTAACTTCAGGAGAAAGAGGAAAAATTATTGCACATGATGGGACAGTCCTTGTATACAATGAAAATGTATGGGATGTATATGTTTATAAACCAGAACTAGAAATTGCTGAAAAGATACAGAAAGTCAAAGTGAATAATGAATCTTTTGAGGTGCAAAAACAAACGAGGAAAGAGTTTGTAGAAAAAGTTGCAGCAATATTGAATGTATTTCCACAAGAGATTGAAGAAAAAATAAATAGTGACGGAAATTACATAAAAATTGCTAGCCAAATAGACTTGAGCACAAAAAATGCTTTGGAGTTTCTACCTGGCAACTCCCAATCTGGTTACTACCTAAAGGGAATCAACTTCGAAGAGACATTTAAGCGAGGATACCCAAATGGCACTTTAGCATCAAATATACTAGGTTACTTAGGCTATAGTGACAAACAATCTTTAGTTGGAACTCATGGGATAGAACAAGCATGGAACGGAGATCTATCACCTCAATCTGGTTATCAAAAAATAGAAATTGACATTGATGGAAATCCAATCATTGCTGGTGAAAGTGAAACATTAAATTATAAAAACGGAAGTGATATCAAACTAAGTATTGACCCCACAATTCAAAGTATTTTGGAGAAGAAGTTGAAAGAAGGTAAGGAAAAGTATCAAGCTGAAAATGCTATAGGTATAATAATGGAGCCAAAAACTGGAGACATAAAAGGCATGGCTGTGTATCCTTCCTATGACCCAGCTAAATACAGTGAAGTAACTGACTTGAAACAGCTGAATAATCTAGCAGTATCAGAATCTTATGAACCAGGTTCAATTGGCAAAGTTTTTACAACTGCCGTAGCTTATGATTTAGGAGTAGCAGATGAAGATACTGTAGTTGTCGAATCACATCCTGGATGTATAAACATAAACGAATGGAAGATTTGTAATGCGTTGAAAGTGCCTGCCAAAAATTTGACAGTGAAAACAACATTGATGACTTCAGATAATATTGGTGCATATGGTATAGCAAAGTTAGTTGGAGAAGAAAACTTGAAAAACTATCTCAGAAAGTTTGGTCTTGCCCAGAGTTTGAATGTAGGATTAGCAGAAGAACAAACAGAATTTTATAATTTTGATAGGAAGTGGCCAGAAGTTGAACTTGCAACATCGTCATTCGGCCAATCTTATACACTCACTGCATTACAAATCGTAGATGCATATGCTGCTATAGCAAATGATGGATTGAGAATGAAACCGAAGATTGTAAGTGAAGTTGTATCCGAAGAAGGTGTGAAGGTAATTGAAAATAAACTTATTGAAACTGTCATAAGTCCAGAAGCTTCACAAAAGACAAATGCTACATTGACCAAAGTATTTGCTGATAACTTGAAAAATACTGCAACCAGAGCTCAATACGATATACTTTCCAAGTATAGCTTAGCTGGCAAATCTGGAACAGCACAAATACCAAAAAAAGATGGGACTGGTTATGAAGACAATGCAGTAAATTCAACCTATATTGGTTATGATACTTCCTCAGAGAAAAGTTTTGTTATGTTGATCAAACTAACTAAGCCGAAAATTGGTAGATTTGCCAATAATAATGTAATGCCACTTTGGTATGATACTTTCATTGAATTGAAAGACCTACTCTAA